A part of Paenibacillus sp. IHBB 10380 genomic DNA contains:
- a CDS encoding coenzyme F420-0:L-glutamate ligase codes for MERVVGTVVRGLRCPIINQGDNIEEIVVDSVLKASEVEGFNINDKDIVTVTESIVARAQGNYATIDHIAKDVSSKFGEETVGVIFPILSRNRFAICLRGIAKGAKKIVLMLSYPSDEVGNHLVDLDMLDEKGVNPWTDVLTEQQFRDHFGYNKHTFTGVDYIDYYKSLVEEYGVSCEVIFSNNPKTILDYTKNVLTCDIHTRFRTKKILKANGGVNIYSLDDILAESVDGSGCNEAYGLLGSNKSTENSVKLFPRNCQPIVDTIQHMLKEKTGKHVEVMIYGDGAFKDPVGKIWELADPVVSPAYTSGLDGTPNEVKLKYLADNNFADLRGEELKQAISQYINNKDSDLVGSMEAQGTTPRKLTDLIGSLSDLTSGSGDKGTPVVFIQGYFDNYTK; via the coding sequence TTGGAAAGAGTAGTTGGAACCGTTGTTAGAGGTCTTCGTTGTCCCATCATAAATCAAGGGGACAACATAGAGGAAATCGTTGTAGATAGTGTACTAAAAGCTTCAGAAGTTGAAGGCTTTAACATTAATGATAAAGATATCGTTACTGTAACAGAATCAATTGTTGCTCGCGCTCAAGGTAACTACGCTACTATTGATCATATAGCTAAAGATGTTAGTTCAAAATTTGGAGAAGAAACGGTTGGAGTCATATTCCCTATCTTAAGTCGTAATCGTTTTGCAATCTGTCTCCGTGGTATTGCAAAAGGCGCTAAAAAAATTGTTTTAATGTTAAGCTATCCATCTGATGAAGTTGGTAATCACTTAGTGGATCTAGACATGCTTGATGAAAAAGGAGTTAATCCTTGGACAGATGTTCTAACAGAACAACAATTCCGTGATCATTTTGGATACAATAAACATACTTTTACGGGTGTTGATTATATTGATTATTATAAATCGTTAGTTGAAGAATATGGTGTCTCATGTGAAGTTATATTCTCCAATAATCCCAAGACCATTTTAGATTACACAAAAAATGTTCTGACTTGTGATATACATACAAGATTCAGAACAAAAAAAATATTAAAAGCAAATGGTGGAGTCAACATTTATAGTCTCGATGACATATTAGCAGAATCTGTTGACGGCAGTGGATGTAATGAAGCCTATGGTCTACTAGGATCAAATAAATCAACAGAAAATAGTGTTAAACTGTTCCCACGTAATTGCCAACCTATTGTTGATACAATACAACATATGCTCAAAGAAAAGACTGGCAAACATGTTGAAGTCATGATTTATGGCGATGGAGCATTCAAAGACCCAGTAGGTAAAATATGGGAACTCGCTGATCCAGTTGTCTCACCAGCTTACACATCAGGACTTGATGGTACACCTAATGAAGTAAAGTTAAAATATCTTGCTGATAATAACTTTGCTGATTTAAGAGGCGAAGAACTTAAACAAGCGATATCTCAATACATTAACAATAAAGATTCTGATCTTGTAGGATCGATGGAAGCACAAGGTACTACACCTAGAAAACTTACTGATCTTATAGGTTCTCTATCCGATTTAACTTCAGGAAGCGGAGATAAAGGTACACCTGTTGTCTTTATACAAGGTTATTTTGATAACTATACAAAATAA
- a CDS encoding LysR family transcriptional regulator produces MISKLDLYKVFCRVGKSESFSKAAKDLYMTQPAVSQAIMQLERELDIRLFNRTPKGVSLTNEGSLLFEYVNSAINLIDVGEEKILEFKNLTTGELKIGVGDTISRYFLLPYLEVFHNKYPNIKFKIVNGTTLELCSILKSGEVDIAICNFPLNDATLELRPCIDIHDIFVCGEKYKNILSKPLSLDEVVKLPLILLETKSNSRRYVEDYLISRGIKISPEFELGSHDLLLEFAKINLGIACVTKEFSQEYLNKGLLYEVQLNEEIPKRNIGVCFLKSVSLSPASTKFVEIIENKQAGVF; encoded by the coding sequence ATGATAAGTAAATTAGATTTATATAAAGTATTTTGTAGGGTAGGAAAAAGTGAAAGTTTTTCTAAGGCAGCCAAAGATCTTTATATGACACAACCCGCTGTTAGTCAGGCAATCATGCAATTAGAAAGAGAATTAGATATACGTCTTTTTAATAGAACACCTAAAGGGGTATCTTTAACAAATGAAGGCAGTCTTCTATTTGAATATGTAAATTCGGCTATTAATTTAATTGATGTTGGGGAAGAGAAGATTTTAGAATTTAAGAACTTAACGACAGGGGAATTAAAGATAGGTGTAGGAGATACGATTTCCAGATATTTTTTACTTCCATATTTGGAGGTTTTTCATAATAAATATCCGAATATTAAGTTTAAGATTGTTAATGGTACAACATTAGAGCTCTGTTCTATATTGAAATCAGGAGAGGTCGATATTGCAATTTGTAATTTTCCGCTTAATGATGCTACATTAGAACTAAGACCATGTATTGATATCCATGATATTTTTGTTTGTGGGGAGAAGTATAAGAATATATTATCTAAACCATTAAGCCTTGATGAAGTAGTGAAACTGCCATTAATATTACTTGAGACCAAATCAAATTCCAGAAGGTATGTAGAGGATTATCTGATATCTAGAGGTATAAAGATTTCGCCAGAATTTGAATTAGGTTCACATGATTTATTATTGGAGTTTGCTAAAATAAATTTAGGGATCGCATGTGTGACGAAAGAATTTTCCCAAGAGTATTTAAATAAAGGATTATTATATGAAGTACAACTAAATGAAGAAATACCAAAGAGAAATATCGGAGTATGTTTTCTAAAAAGTGTGTCTCTATCACCAGCTTCAACAAAATTTGTTGAGATTATAGAAAATAAACAGGCAGGTGTGTTCTGA
- a CDS encoding NupC/NupG family nucleoside CNT transporter, producing the protein MYFMINVLGIIILLGGSYLLSFNKKEVAVKPIMILLVLQLATTWFMLSTDIGANVISWISDFFLWLINSSMSGVNFVFGELAPLDGSTFTFFMNVLMPIIFVVVFFDILTYFGILPALINGIGWVFSKITKTPRFESFYAIQVMFLGNNEALAVTRSQLSKMNDKRLLTVAMISMSCVSAGMLGGYLQLLDAKYVLTAIPLNAIGALIITSLINPYRLTKEEDIVYSPTKSEKGNFFDMISKSMMTGGKLALIIAVMLIGFVSLITAMNSFLGLFNANLTLENIFGVIFSPISFLMGVDFSQIFTVGQLMGVKIVLNEFVAMTNLSEILSSLNPHTEAVASTFLVSFCNFTTIGIILGSMQALFGDQKSKYIAKYTWLLLVSGLLVSTLTAMVVGLFVW; encoded by the coding sequence ATGTATTTTATGATTAATGTTCTTGGAATTATTATCTTATTAGGCGGAAGCTATCTTTTGTCGTTCAACAAAAAGGAAGTGGCAGTAAAGCCAATCATGATCTTGCTTGTCTTGCAACTAGCCACAACTTGGTTTATGTTATCGACCGATATTGGCGCAAACGTGATTTCGTGGATTTCCGATTTTTTCTTATGGTTAATCAATAGTTCAATGTCCGGCGTGAATTTCGTATTTGGAGAGTTGGCACCTCTTGATGGTTCCACATTCACGTTCTTTATGAATGTATTAATGCCGATTATTTTTGTTGTGGTATTCTTTGATATATTAACGTACTTTGGCATTTTGCCAGCCCTTATAAATGGGATAGGATGGGTCTTTTCTAAAATTACGAAAACTCCTCGCTTTGAGAGTTTTTATGCTATACAAGTTATGTTCTTAGGGAATAATGAGGCATTGGCGGTAACACGTAGTCAATTAAGTAAAATGAATGACAAACGGTTGTTAACGGTTGCGATGATTAGTATGTCTTGTGTTAGTGCCGGGATGCTAGGTGGATATTTACAACTATTAGACGCAAAATATGTGTTAACGGCCATTCCTTTGAATGCAATCGGTGCGTTGATTATTACCTCTTTAATTAATCCGTATCGTCTTACAAAAGAAGAGGATATCGTTTATTCTCCAACAAAATCTGAAAAAGGCAATTTCTTTGATATGATTTCAAAAAGTATGATGACTGGCGGTAAACTAGCATTAATTATTGCCGTTATGCTTATTGGATTCGTCTCCCTTATTACAGCTATGAACTCCTTCTTAGGATTGTTCAATGCTAACCTCACGCTGGAAAATATCTTTGGGGTGATTTTTTCGCCAATCAGCTTCTTAATGGGCGTTGATTTTTCTCAAATATTCACTGTGGGTCAATTAATGGGTGTGAAAATTGTTCTAAATGAGTTTGTTGCTATGACCAATTTAAGTGAAATTCTCTCTAGCTTAAATCCGCATACCGAAGCTGTAGCTTCTACGTTTCTTGTTTCTTTCTGTAACTTTACGACAATTGGGATTATTCTTGGGAGTATGCAAGCATTATTTGGAGATCAAAAATCTAAATACATCGCAAAGTATACATGGTTATTATTGGTGAGCGGTCTTCTTGTTTCTACTTTAACTGCAATGGTTGTAGGGTTATTCGTTTGGTGA
- a CDS encoding cupin domain-containing protein, translating into MKEHDAKYYVTKLGLDPHPEGGYYKRTFESKEQTSDRELTVNFDGKRNLYTSIFFLLGSNDISHFHRLKSDELWYYHAGSPLTVHIIDENGDYKEFKLGINLDLGEVPQVQVPKNSTFGSSVTDEDTFSLVGCMVSPGFDFQDFELFTQDELLSKYPQHKDIIMKLAYESIPV; encoded by the coding sequence ATGAAAGAACATGACGCAAAGTACTATGTAACAAAACTTGGACTAGATCCGCATCCAGAGGGTGGGTATTATAAAAGAACATTTGAATCTAAGGAACAAACTTCAGATCGAGAATTAACAGTAAATTTTGATGGGAAAAGAAATCTTTATACAAGTATCTTCTTTCTATTAGGTTCTAATGACATCTCACATTTCCATCGTTTGAAATCGGATGAATTATGGTATTACCACGCTGGAAGTCCTTTAACCGTTCATATTATTGATGAAAATGGGGATTATAAAGAGTTTAAATTAGGAATAAACTTAGATCTAGGCGAAGTCCCACAAGTACAAGTTCCAAAAAATAGTACATTTGGTTCATCTGTTACAGATGAAGATACATTCTCTTTAGTAGGGTGTATGGTTTCGCCTGGGTTTGACTTTCAAGACTTTGAGTTGTTTACACAGGATGAACTTTTGTCTAAATATCCTCAACATAAAGATATAATAATGAAGTTGGCCTATGAATCCATTCCAGTTTAA